The Mycolicibacterium smegmatis genome has a window encoding:
- a CDS encoding RND family transporter has product MSAHRAGRPFFARTVRVLAVPIIVFWGLLAVTTNTFIPQVEHVADELAGPMIPNYAPSQVALLHIGEKFQESDSTNLTMLVFEADRPLDDGDHRYYDDLVRRLQADTEHVQYVMDLWGKPITAAGAQSVDGKASFVLLRLAGNIGQLEANESVDAVRDIIADDAPPQGLKVYVSGAAPLTSDTLSTANSSLNNITIFTIILIVVMLLLVYRSAACLLVPLPAVLIEMLVAKGVIATLGHFGLIPLSSFAVNVVVALTLGAGTDYGIFLLGRYHEARQSGESREDAYFTAYRSVAPIIIGSGLTIAGACFCLSLARLDYFHTMGPAVAISMLFTIAAALTLAPALLTLGSLLALFDPKRPTRGHLYRRIGTSVVRWPKPIFVASAAVVMVGAVFVPSYRVNYDDRAYQPVDAPANLGFQAADRHFNQSKLFSEMLMIETDHDMRNSADFISLDRVAKALIRLPGVAMVQSITRPLGRPLEHATIPYLFTTQGSTNGQQLPFSEQANENTDRQAEIQARSVEVLQHVITITQQMSAELHSTVLTFENLKEVTDEVNEGISNLDDFLRPLKNYFYWEPHCFDIPVCFAMRSLFDSLDGIDSLDEQIGNAVVSFEAIDRLLPQMITQLERMIADSRALLGVITNNYGPAHLQSTQTDQTYYDQINVGNDFDAARSDDFFYIPHEAFDNDDVKTGMKLLMSPDGKAARFIITHEGNAMAPEGIEHVEQFPDAIKMALKETSLAGARIYIGGAASNNLDIKTYAASDLLIVAIAAFVLIFLIMLYLTRSLVAAMVIPGTVAFSFAGAFGLSVMMWQHLIGLPLHWLILPLSFIILVAVGSDYNLLLISRVKEETGAGLNTGLIRALGSTGAVVTSAGLVFAFTMLSMLVSDLRTIGQLGTTVCIGLLLDTMIVRSLVVPCLLRLLGPWFWWPTFIRQRPLRQAVRQRERADVV; this is encoded by the coding sequence ATGAGCGCACACCGGGCGGGCCGGCCGTTCTTCGCGCGTACCGTGCGTGTGCTGGCCGTGCCGATCATCGTGTTCTGGGGCCTGCTCGCGGTCACCACCAACACCTTCATCCCACAGGTCGAGCACGTCGCCGACGAACTCGCCGGCCCGATGATCCCGAACTACGCGCCGTCCCAGGTCGCGCTGCTGCACATCGGCGAGAAGTTTCAGGAATCCGACTCCACCAACCTGACCATGCTGGTCTTCGAGGCCGACCGCCCCCTCGACGACGGCGACCACAGGTACTACGACGATCTGGTCCGCCGATTGCAGGCCGACACCGAGCACGTGCAGTACGTGATGGATCTGTGGGGCAAGCCCATCACCGCGGCAGGCGCCCAGAGTGTCGATGGCAAAGCCTCATTCGTGCTCTTGCGTCTTGCGGGAAACATCGGTCAGCTCGAGGCCAACGAGTCCGTCGACGCGGTCCGCGACATCATCGCCGACGACGCACCGCCCCAGGGCCTCAAGGTCTACGTGAGCGGTGCCGCACCGTTGACCTCGGACACCCTCTCGACCGCGAACTCCAGCCTCAACAACATCACGATCTTCACGATCATCCTCATCGTCGTGATGCTGCTGCTGGTCTACCGGTCGGCGGCGTGCCTGCTCGTACCCCTGCCCGCCGTGCTCATCGAGATGCTCGTCGCCAAAGGCGTCATCGCGACCCTCGGGCACTTCGGTCTCATCCCGCTGTCGTCATTCGCGGTGAACGTGGTGGTGGCGCTGACCCTCGGCGCCGGAACGGATTACGGTATCTTCCTGCTGGGCCGCTACCACGAGGCCCGCCAGTCCGGTGAGTCCCGTGAGGACGCCTACTTCACCGCCTACCGCAGCGTGGCCCCGATCATCATCGGATCCGGCCTGACGATCGCGGGCGCCTGTTTCTGTCTGAGCCTCGCGCGTCTCGACTACTTCCACACCATGGGCCCGGCCGTGGCCATCAGCATGCTGTTCACGATCGCGGCGGCGTTGACGCTCGCACCCGCACTGCTGACGCTGGGCAGCCTGCTGGCACTGTTCGATCCGAAACGACCGACCCGGGGCCACCTGTATCGGCGTATCGGCACGAGCGTCGTGCGCTGGCCCAAACCGATTTTCGTCGCCAGCGCCGCGGTCGTCATGGTCGGCGCGGTGTTCGTCCCGTCCTACCGTGTCAACTACGACGATCGGGCATACCAACCGGTGGATGCGCCGGCCAATCTCGGTTTCCAGGCCGCCGACCGGCATTTCAACCAGAGCAAGCTGTTCTCCGAGATGCTGATGATCGAGACCGATCACGATATGCGCAATTCGGCGGACTTCATCTCCCTGGACCGTGTGGCCAAAGCCCTCATCCGGCTTCCCGGTGTGGCCATGGTGCAGAGCATCACCAGGCCACTGGGCCGGCCCTTGGAGCACGCGACCATTCCCTACCTGTTCACCACGCAGGGCAGCACCAACGGCCAGCAACTGCCGTTCAGCGAGCAGGCGAACGAGAACACCGACAGACAGGCCGAGATCCAGGCACGTTCGGTCGAGGTCTTGCAGCACGTGATCACGATCACCCAGCAGATGTCGGCCGAATTGCACTCGACCGTCTTGACATTCGAGAACCTCAAGGAGGTGACCGACGAGGTGAACGAGGGCATCTCGAATCTCGACGACTTCCTGCGCCCACTCAAGAACTACTTCTACTGGGAACCACACTGTTTCGACATCCCGGTGTGCTTCGCGATGCGTTCGCTGTTCGACTCGCTCGACGGCATCGACAGCCTCGATGAACAGATCGGCAACGCCGTCGTCTCGTTCGAGGCCATCGATCGCCTGCTGCCGCAGATGATCACGCAACTGGAGCGGATGATCGCCGACAGCCGGGCGCTGCTGGGAGTCATCACCAACAACTACGGCCCGGCGCATCTGCAATCCACCCAGACCGACCAGACGTACTACGACCAGATCAACGTCGGCAACGATTTCGACGCGGCGCGCAGCGACGACTTCTTCTACATCCCCCACGAGGCGTTCGACAACGACGACGTCAAGACCGGCATGAAGCTGCTGATGTCACCCGACGGCAAGGCCGCCCGGTTCATCATCACCCACGAGGGCAACGCCATGGCCCCGGAGGGCATCGAACACGTCGAGCAGTTCCCCGACGCCATCAAGATGGCGCTCAAGGAGACCTCGCTGGCCGGCGCCAGGATCTACATCGGCGGCGCGGCGTCGAACAACCTGGACATCAAGACCTATGCCGCATCGGATCTGCTCATCGTGGCGATCGCGGCGTTCGTGCTGATCTTCCTCATCATGCTGTATCTGACCCGAAGCCTGGTGGCCGCCATGGTCATTCCCGGCACCGTCGCGTTCTCGTTCGCCGGCGCGTTCGGGTTGTCGGTCATGATGTGGCAGCACCTCATCGGGTTGCCGCTGCACTGGCTGATTCTGCCGCTGAGCTTCATCATCCTGGTCGCCGTCGGCTCCGACTACAACCTGCTGTTGATATCCCGGGTGAAGGAGGAGACCGGGGCGGGACTCAACACGGGCCTCATCCGCGCGCTGGGCAGCACGGGCGCCGTGGTGACCTCGGCCGGCCTGGTGTTCGCGTTCACCATGCTGTCGATGCTGGTCAGTGATCTGCGCACGATCGGCCAACTGGGCACCACGGTGTGTATCGGCCTGCTGCTGGACACCATGATCGTTCGCTCGCTGGTGGTGCCGTGCCTGCTGCGGCTGCTCGGCCCGTGGTTCTGGTGGCCCACCTTCATCCGGCAACGACCGTTGAGACAGGCGGTGCGGCAACGTGAAAGGGCAGATGTGGTATGA
- a CDS encoding gamma-glutamyltransferase family protein, with protein sequence MPFTTRPTVTGWHGMAASTHWLASGTAQAVLERGGNAFDAAVAAGFVLHVAEPHLNGPGGDMVALVSTSTTPQPVVLVGQGPAPAGATIAAFRERGLTHVPGAGALAAAVPAAVETWFHLLERYGTWRLSDVLGYAAEYAERGIECSEQLSAVLATMARHFTAHWPTSRDVWLPDGTPPAPGDLVRNPAYAAVLRRLSEAGATGTRVAGIDRARRMWRNEIASAIVEFTSRPHRHSGGGDHAGVLTTSDFQNLRIGSEASLRLRFRGVDVVKAGFWSSGPVLLQALGILDQAAASRSIDPDTAAGAHTIVETVKLAMADREAYYGDARPDQGVLGQLLSVEYCAERAGAITDHAATVVDPGVLPGIRPYRSRTTVTPHDELGTGEPTVSRTGETRGDTCHLDVVDRFGNMISATPSGGWLQSSPAVPGLGFCLGTRLQMTWLDEDSPSALKPGTRPRTTLSPTMVLEAGVPVTSLGTPGGDQQDQWQLLYLLRTIVTGMTPQQAIDAPMYHTTAFPGSFVPRTASERGVVVEDRAGTEVIDGLRGRGHDVTVTDGWSLGRLSMVGRDRVTGRLCAAANPRGGTGYAVGR encoded by the coding sequence ATGCCGTTCACCACCCGCCCGACCGTGACCGGATGGCACGGCATGGCCGCGTCCACCCACTGGCTGGCGTCCGGAACCGCGCAAGCCGTGCTGGAGCGTGGCGGCAACGCCTTCGATGCCGCGGTGGCCGCGGGATTCGTCCTGCACGTCGCCGAACCGCATCTCAACGGTCCAGGCGGGGACATGGTGGCGCTGGTGTCCACCTCCACCACCCCGCAGCCCGTGGTCCTGGTCGGACAGGGGCCTGCGCCTGCCGGTGCGACGATCGCGGCCTTTCGGGAGCGCGGGCTGACGCACGTGCCGGGGGCCGGTGCGCTCGCGGCGGCGGTGCCCGCCGCGGTGGAGACGTGGTTTCACCTGCTGGAGCGTTACGGCACATGGCGGCTGTCCGACGTCCTCGGCTATGCCGCCGAGTACGCCGAGCGCGGCATCGAGTGCAGCGAGCAGCTCTCGGCTGTGCTCGCCACCATGGCCCGTCATTTCACCGCGCACTGGCCGACTTCGCGCGACGTGTGGCTGCCCGACGGCACCCCACCCGCACCTGGTGACCTGGTCCGCAATCCGGCGTATGCGGCCGTGCTGCGCCGGTTGTCCGAGGCCGGCGCGACCGGTACCCGCGTGGCGGGCATCGACCGGGCCCGCCGGATGTGGCGCAATGAGATTGCCTCGGCCATCGTCGAATTCACGTCACGGCCACACCGCCACTCGGGTGGCGGTGACCATGCCGGGGTGCTCACCACATCGGACTTCCAGAATCTGCGGATCGGTTCGGAAGCGTCGCTGCGGCTGCGGTTCCGCGGTGTCGACGTGGTCAAGGCCGGGTTCTGGTCATCGGGGCCGGTGTTGTTGCAGGCGTTGGGAATTCTCGACCAGGCAGCGGCATCGCGCAGCATCGACCCCGACACCGCCGCCGGGGCACACACGATCGTCGAGACCGTCAAGCTGGCGATGGCCGACCGCGAGGCGTACTACGGCGACGCCCGCCCCGACCAGGGGGTCCTTGGGCAACTTCTCTCCGTCGAGTACTGCGCGGAGCGTGCGGGTGCCATCACCGATCACGCAGCGACCGTCGTCGATCCCGGTGTGTTGCCGGGCATCCGGCCCTACCGGTCACGGACCACCGTCACGCCCCACGACGAACTCGGCACGGGTGAGCCGACGGTGTCGCGTACCGGCGAAACCCGCGGTGACACCTGTCATCTGGACGTGGTGGACCGTTTCGGCAACATGATCTCGGCAACCCCGTCCGGCGGGTGGCTGCAGTCGTCACCGGCTGTCCCTGGCCTGGGCTTCTGTCTGGGTACACGGCTGCAGATGACCTGGCTCGACGAGGACAGCCCCTCGGCGTTGAAGCCGGGGACCCGCCCGCGGACGACGCTGAGCCCGACCATGGTGCTCGAGGCGGGCGTACCCGTGACGTCACTGGGCACGCCCGGCGGTGACCAGCAGGACCAGTGGCAACTGCTCTATCTGTTGCGCACCATCGTCACAGGCATGACACCACAACAGGCGATCGACGCTCCGATGTACCACACCACCGCTTTTCCCGGGTCGTTCGTGCCGCGTACCGCATCGGAACGCGGTGTGGTGGTGGAGGATCGGGCCGGAACCGAGGTGATCGACGGATTGCGCGGCCGCGGGCACGACGTGACCGTCACAGACGGTTGGTCACTCGGAAGGCTGTCCATGGTGGGCCGAGACCGTGTGACCGGCCGGTTGTGCGCGGCCGCCAACCCCCGTGGCGGCACCGGTTACGCCGTCGGGCGGTGA
- a CDS encoding MmpS family transport accessory protein, which produces MTLVAVKPPARKTGERTTARRTVVPGALQKGWLPAVTVIALGIGSLAVWKVHEMSAPGPVPTVLAAQAPEQFTPKRMTYELFGSPGNGGMLTYVDIEGNPHRVDVSELPWSHTETTTLTVVSGSISAQVQGGEVGCRILVNDVVRDERSSTHANADVTCRVKSA; this is translated from the coding sequence ATGACCCTCGTGGCCGTGAAACCGCCCGCGCGGAAGACGGGTGAGCGCACGACGGCGCGCCGAACTGTCGTGCCCGGCGCCCTGCAGAAAGGCTGGCTGCCCGCCGTCACCGTCATCGCCCTCGGAATCGGTTCCCTGGCGGTCTGGAAGGTGCACGAGATGTCGGCCCCCGGACCGGTGCCCACGGTGCTCGCCGCGCAGGCACCGGAACAGTTCACACCGAAACGCATGACGTACGAACTGTTCGGATCACCCGGAAACGGCGGGATGCTGACCTACGTCGACATCGAAGGCAACCCGCACCGCGTCGACGTCAGCGAACTCCCCTGGTCCCACACCGAGACCACGACGTTGACCGTCGTGTCCGGGAGCATCTCCGCGCAGGTCCAGGGCGGCGAGGTCGGTTGCCGCATCCTCGTGAACGACGTTGTGCGCGACGAACGTTCATCGACGCACGCCAACGCGGACGTCACGTGCCGGGTCAAGTCCGCATGA
- a CDS encoding MarR family winged helix-turn-helix transcriptional regulator, which yields MSTVVDTRSVEAISEMIITGTDLLWRHLVDRTALSSSATLLLNRLERQGPMRLTALAEAEGASQSGMTQLVQRLEQQGLVERCSDPEDGRARLVAISEAGRKQWDTRAEIRRQRLTGLLAAVPADDQVALALAAQIGARVLTQMREIADAGLSE from the coding sequence GTGAGCACAGTGGTCGACACCCGCAGTGTGGAAGCCATCTCGGAGATGATCATCACCGGCACGGATCTTCTGTGGCGACATCTGGTCGACCGCACCGCGCTGAGCTCCAGCGCAACACTTCTGCTCAATCGACTCGAACGTCAGGGACCGATGCGGCTGACCGCGCTGGCCGAGGCGGAGGGCGCGAGCCAGTCGGGCATGACGCAACTGGTGCAACGGCTGGAACAGCAGGGACTGGTGGAACGCTGCAGCGATCCCGAAGACGGACGCGCGCGGCTCGTGGCGATCAGCGAAGCGGGCCGCAAACAGTGGGACACGCGCGCCGAGATCCGCAGGCAGCGCCTCACCGGACTGCTGGCCGCCGTGCCCGCCGACGATCAGGTGGCGCTCGCGCTCGCCGCGCAGATCGGGGCACGGGTGCTCACGCAGATGCGCGAGATCGCCGACGCCGGGCTCAGCGAGTGA
- a CDS encoding GNAT family N-acetyltransferase — MSDTVIRRAEPSDVPGIERLVRDAFALYVPRIGREPAPMSADYAAALENSRVWVLEADGRLVGALVNEVHDDHLLLDTVAVAPGTQGRGYGARLLARAEQDARELGLPEVRLYTNEKMTENQTFYPRHGYVDTARGEQDGYSRVFYAKRITR, encoded by the coding sequence GTGAGTGACACCGTCATCCGCCGTGCTGAGCCCTCCGACGTACCCGGCATCGAACGGCTCGTGCGGGATGCGTTCGCGCTGTACGTCCCCAGAATCGGTCGGGAGCCCGCACCGATGTCGGCCGATTACGCCGCAGCGCTGGAGAATTCGCGAGTGTGGGTGCTGGAGGCCGACGGCAGGCTGGTCGGGGCGCTCGTCAACGAGGTGCACGACGACCACCTGCTGCTCGACACCGTCGCCGTCGCGCCCGGCACACAGGGCCGTGGGTACGGTGCGCGGTTGCTTGCCCGGGCCGAGCAGGATGCCCGTGAACTCGGGCTGCCGGAGGTGCGGCTTTACACCAACGAGAAGATGACCGAGAACCAGACGTTCTACCCCCGGCATGGCTACGTCGATACGGCCCGCGGTGAACAGGACGGATACTCCCGGGTCTTCTACGCCAAGCGGATCACTCGCTGA